CCAACCCCCACCTGCCAAGAAGGGATGGTGACACCTCCGTGAAGATGGTGACAGTATTTGTGATATAAGTGTCAAAATACTAGATTTATATAAGTTTGAAGGACAATGAGATTACAGTTattcattaagaaaacaaatacagaatttATTCCAAAAGGtaaaaaaggtgaaagaagatACGTAACATGAGTAGTATGGTTGCTGGGagcattttttcccattttcactTCAAATTTTTACAACTTTACACTTTCTTTGAACATgtactgtaaaataaaacaatgcaaaaattgTGTTTTACATATCAAACTAACCATATTTGACTCAAATTATACCTGTATACAAGGAAACACTCATTGGTTCACactgttcttttctctccttcccaaaGGATGTGCTGGGTGGCGTCCTGATCACCGCACTCCTCATCGTCCTCACCTACCCTGCCTGGACCTTCATTGACCGCCTGGACTCAGCCAGCCCCCTCTTCCCCGTGTGTGTCATAGTTGTGCCATTCTTCCTGTGTTACAATTACCCTGTTTCTGATTACTACAGCCCAACCCGGGCGGACACCACCACCATTCTggctgctggggctggagtgACCATAGGATTCTGGATCAACCACTCCTTCCAGCTTGTATCCCAGCCGGCTGAACCTCTCCCTGTCATTCAGAACATCCCACCGCTCACCACTGATATGTTCGTTTTGGGTCTGACCAAATTTGCAGTGGGAATTGTGTTGATCCTCTTGGTTCGTCAGCTTGTACAAAACCTCTCGCTGCAAGTGCTATACTCATGGTTCAAGGTGGTCACCAGGAACAAGGAGGCCAGGCGGAGACTGGAGATTGAAGTGCCTTACAAGTTTGTTACCTACACATCTGTTGGTATCTGCGCTACAACCTTTGTGCCAATGCTGCACAGGTTTCTGGGATTGCCCTGAGTCTCAAACAGTTGGAAACTAGCCCACTGGACATGAGAGCCAAGATGTAGGAAAGTTATTGGTAGGCAAATCTTgacaacttatttttctttaacaacaacaacaacaaagtcatATGGCTGTCTTGCTACTACCAGATAAATGATGCTGCTGTGTGAAAGGAAAAACTATCTCATAGCGGTCATTAGTCTGTAATGGTTATGCTACAGCTGAACCCAGGCTAAAATCCATAATCTAGATCTTTAAAGGCACACCCCCACCCTGGCCCCTGCTCCTCTTTCTGTTGCATGGACTTTGGACCTAGTCATGGGCTGGCAGGAATTGTAGCTTGGCTTAGGAATAGCTAGGAGCCCCACTGGGTTCAGGAGAGCCAACAGAGATGGGGTGATCTGGGAGGCTGGAGATACAGCCTTTCTTTTCCATTACAACCTTGCCTAGCACGGTGTCTTATTTCCAAAATAGGAACCTTGGTCCAGGAGAAGGGGTGGTACCATATAAAAGTGCATTTCTTGGACAGAGTGACTTCCTTATCatttatttggtgtttttttgttttgttttgttttgtttaagacaggatcttgctgttttccaggctgtagtatagtggcacaatctcagctcactgcaaactctgcctcccgggctcaagcgatcctcctgcctcagcctcctgagtagctgggactataagcatggaccaccat
This region of Theropithecus gelada isolate Dixy chromosome 12, Tgel_1.0, whole genome shotgun sequence genomic DNA includes:
- the SGPP2 gene encoding sphingosine-1-phosphate phosphatase 2 isoform X2 is translated as MYIGQVAKDILKWPRPSSPPVVKLEKRLIAEYGMPSTHAMAATAIAFTLLISTMDRYQYPFVLGLVMAVVFSTLVCLSRLYTGMHTVLDVLGGVLITALLIVLTYPAWTFIDRLDSASPLFPVCVIVVPFFLCYNYPVSDYYSPTRADTTTILAAGAGVTIGFWINHSFQLVSQPAEPLPVIQNIPPLTTDMFVLGLTKFAVGIVLILLVRQLVQNLSLQVLYSWFKVVTRNKEARRRLEIEVPYKFVTYTSVGICATTFVPMLHRFLGLP